The genomic segment TCACAACGCTAGTCAGCTGAACCAAAATGTCTTAGATGAACTAAGGAAACTATCTGAAAATCCAAAGGTTGTGGCCATCGGGGAGATCGGACTAGACTACTACCGAAACCTATCTCCTAGAGAAACCCAGAAGAAAGCCTTCGAAGCTCAACTGTTTCTAGCCGAAGAGCTGAAGTTGCCGGTTGTAATCCACAACAGAGAAGCACATGTCGATACTCTCAAAATGCTTTCAAAATTTGAAGGAAAAATCGAGGGCATAATGCACTGCTTCTCAGGGAATAGAGAAATGGCTGAACGATGTGTCAAGTCAAACTTCTGCATATCCTTTGCAGGACCCGTCACCTTCCCCAACTCCCACGAATTACGCAGAATTGCCAAATGGACAGATTTGAATGAGATACTACTAGAAACCGACAGCCCTTGGCTTGCCCCTCAAGATAAGCGAGGAAAACGAAATGAACCAGCCTTCCTCCCCTTCATAGCTAAAAAAATCGCAGAGCTTAAAGGAATCTCTGTAGATGAACTAGCCGAAGCAACTACAGAAAACGCTAAAGAAGTCTTTCAACTACCCTAGTGCACGCCGCAATACTGCATTCGACATAAGAGAAGGGAATTTGCGGGGAGCATCTCCAGATTCCTCCGTTGAACACCTGCTTTTAGGTAACACTGTTGATAGTTGCAATATCTGCATTTTGTGGAATGAACAATCATGAAAGGGTTCTTCTATACGCACCACTGTCTAAAGTCATTTTGTAAAAAATGGGGGAGAGGTGAATTTCAGATTTCTATGCTTTCCTTTGCTTCTCACCCCAAATCTTGTGCGTACTCTACAGGGTATCCAGTCGATTCCTAGAATAAGGATCAGCTCTTTTGTGCGTCAGATATTTTGGGTTAGATTTATATGGACAGGTGGCATCTGAACAAGAACTAGGTCGTGTGAATTATGGCTAGAGACGAGAGAGTGGCTATTTGCGATGGAGGCATATTTCGCCCTGATCTTTGGCACGGGGAAAATGCAGAAGAAGGCGTAGCTACAGCTTATCAAGATTTGCTTAAGAACATACCTAACTTAACGGCAGATGACATAGACGCACTATGCATGAGCTATTTTAGCGATCACTTGAATGGGCAGCTATGTATGGGCTGGATAATACAAGATTATCTAGGCTTACATAATAAGCCAGGTTACAGAGTTGAGTCCGGTGGATCCACATCAATAGATGCTATAGTTAATGCTTACTATATGATAAAGTCAGGAATGTTTGACGTTATATTGATTCCTGGCTGGGAGTGGATGTGCGAGGTTTCCGTTGCTGCAACAAATGAAATGATCGCTTCAGCTGCAGACACTGATTGGGACTTTCCAGTTGGTGGATATTACAATGCATTCTATGCCGCTCTTGAAGTTCGACATATGCAATTATATGGAGAAACCTGCGAAGATCTTGGCAAGATTGCCGTCAAAAACCACAACAATTCCACTCATTGGCCCTATTCTCAATGGGTGAGCCAGCACGGCACTGCTCCCATAACACTGGATGATTACTGGAAGAACAGGCTAGTATGCTGGCCCTATAGAGTTCTCAACTGTGCTCTAATGAGCGAGGGGGCCTGTGTTCTATTGATGGCAACAGAATCAAAAGCTCGCCGGTTCACTGATACACCTATGTGGATAACGGGGGTTGGTTTAGGGACAGATTCGATGAGGCCAGGAGATAGAACGGCTGATTTTGCCTATGAAGGGATGAAGGACGAGGCGAAGATATATCCCGACTTTGTTGAGCCGATAAAAACGCCTTACCCAGATATGGCAAACTTTGCCTCTTTGCACATAGCTGCAAAAAGAGCATACCCTCAGGCAGGTATAACCAATCCACTAAAAGAATTAGATCTGATGGAGCTTTTCGCTCCCTATGACGGCGTTGAACTTTGTTTATGGGAAGATTTGATGCTTTGCCCTAGAGGAGAAGGAAAAACCCTGATAAGGGAAGGAATAGTTGAATATGGTGGTGAATGCCCGTCCAACCTCAGCGGAGGTTTGACAGCATCAGGACACCCTGTGGGCGCTACAAGTCTCTATTATACACTCTTCTTATATTGGCAGCTTGCTGGAAAGATAAAAGAAAAATGTGGCCCGAATGGTTTACAGGTACCAGATGCAAGAAAAGCGCTTATTACCGGACATGGCGGAACTGGTTGCCAAGGGGCCGTGGTAACTTTCGAAGGTGATTAAAAAGGAGAGAATGAAATGACAGAAGTTGGAATTGAAGAAAGAAAATTAAAAGTAAGGAAAATAAAGCGTACAAGGCGTGAAGCAAAATACAAACATTATCCAATAGTGGAAGACCACTCAACAGCGGCTCATGAATACTGGGAACCAATAGTCAATACAGGATTATGGGCAATCAAGGGATATCAGATTCTAAAGGGCCCTTGTGGCGGGGGTACGGTTGAAGAAGCTCTAAAGAGAGAGCCAAAAGAATTCATGGTGATAGATCGCGCCGCTTTTGCGTTATATTCCCATAGTTATGGGCTGGTTTCACCTTTCTTTAGAGGATTACTAGAGGGAAAGCTAAAAGGAACAAAATGTCCCAAGTGCGGCACACTATACTGTCCTCCCAGAGTTCATTGTTGGAATCCCAAATGTAGAGTAGCTGATTGTGAATGGGTCGATCTTCCATTGACGGGTGTTATCCATACTTTTACCGTGCAGTGCCTTGCAGCAGCTCCTTTTGAGCACCAATTGCCGTTCTCAATGGGTTGGGTCAAAATTGATGGTGCTGATACTACTTTAGCCATGATGTTTCATATAGCCCCAAGGGAACTCTTCATCGGGCAAAAGGTAAAAATTAAGTTTGTGCCGAAGGAACAGCGAAAAGGGGATTTGACGGATTGCTATGCTGTGGCAGTCCTAGGACAGAAGGTCCCAGAGTGGGCTTGTCTCCAGAAGGATCCAAAAAAGTTAGAGTCTTTGGAGACATCAATGAAACAGACTATTCAATTCATCAAAAAGAGGTACGGTATAGACAACAGCCCTGAAGTGCGGGGTTGGTAATTAGGACATAATTTACACCAGAATGCAGAGCATTCTACTCATCCACATTCGCGCACGCAGAAAAGCTTCTGATTGTCTTTGCATGCATGCAGAGGTTTTGCAGAAGACATCTCCACTTCTGAATGAAATACTTTTATCCTTCCTTAATGAGATTGCTAAGTTCCAAGCAAACTCGGTGAAAGGAGGTTCCGCTAGTTGATTGGCAAACCGTTAGCAACCATAGTCTCAGCTGGACTATCAAAATTCGGAAGAAGAGAAGGACTATATGGCAGAGAGCTTTTCGCAGAAGCCGCAAAAGAAGCCTATGATAGATGCCCCAATCTCATTCCTAAAAAGGACATTAAAGCACTTTTCGTCGGGCATATGGGCGAATCTTATGAACATCAGGGACACACAGGACCAACACTTGCTGACTGGGCTGGCTTACTTCCCGTACAAGCAACGAGAATTGAAAACGCATGCGCATCCTCAGGAGTAGCGTTAGCATTAGGGGTTTCCGCCGTATTCTCAGGCATGTACGACATAGTGATGGTTGGCGGAGTAGAAAAAATGACCCATCGAACCACGTCTGACGTAACTGAATTCTTAGCAATGGCCTCAGACTTTCCATTTGAACAATGGCACGGAATAACGTTTCCAGGACTATACGCCCTCATGGCAACGGCGCACATGCACAGGTATGGAACGACAGAAGAACAGATGGCAATGGTTGCGGTGAAAAACCACCATAACGGAGCTCTGAACCCCAAGGCGCATATGCAGAAGGAAGTGACGCTGGAAAAGGCGATGTCGTCCAGAGTAATCGCTTGGCCGCTGAAACTGTATGACTGCTCCTTGATAACGGACGGAGCCAGCTGCTTGATTTTGACAAAACCTGAACTCGCCAAGAAATTTACGGACACCCCAGTGCACATTATAGGTTCAGGACAAGCAAGCGACGCCATAGGCTTGTACGAAAGAGAAGACATTACCACTCTAAAGGCGGGCAAGCTTGCGGGTCAAGAAGCCTACAATAAGGCTAAGGTTAAGCCTCAAGACGTCGACATCGCAGAAGTTCACGACTGTTTCACCATCGCGGAGATCATTGCATATGAGGACCTCGGCTTTTGTAAGCCCGGAAAAGGAGGAAGCTTGGTAGAAGAGGGCGCCACTGAGATTGGAGGAAAGATTCCTGTTAACACCAGTGGAGGCTTGAAATCGAAGGGGCATCCCGTGGGAGCGACTGGAGTCGGTCAAGCCTATGAGATATACTTACAACTAACCGGCCAAGCTGAAAAAAGACAGGTGGAAGGAGCTGAAATTGGGCTAAGCCATAACGTAGGTGGTTCAGGCGCCACTGCAACCTTGCACATTTACAGGAGAGGATGAAAATGGCTGAAACTTTTCCGTTCACAATAGAACAGTTCTACAAGTTTGTGAGTGAAAGAAAGCTGATGGCTGCCAAATGCAAGAAGTGTGGAACAATGCTTCTGCCGCCTAGGCCCATGTGCACGAAATGTTTTTCATCGGATTTGGAGTGGGTTGAACTCAGAAACAAAGGAAAACTTTTGACTTACACTGTGATTCACGTTTCGTCTAAGCAGTTTGAGTCGTTGATTCCTTACGCTGTGGGTATTGTGGAATTGGAAGATGGTCCAAAACTGCCTGGCATGATTCAAGACGTTGAGCCTGAAAAAATTAGTGTAGGCATGAGCTTGGAAGTTGACTTCGACACGACCATACCTTCTGAATGGCCTACGTGGCCTCGATATTTCTTTAAACCATCCTGACTTGTTGCTAAAACAGAATCCCGTTCGAAAAGCGTATTCCTTTTGACTAAGACGGTTCATGACTTATTGAGTTGTTGTATCAGAGTCGGTAGCTCAGTGAATGATGAAGCTATGTAGGTAGCTCCCGCACGAGTTAATTCTTGGAGAGAGGAGATGCCGGTGACTACACCTATCGCAATGACATTGAGTTCATGAGCGCACATCATGTCCCACACGCTGTCGCCTACAACTATTCCCTCTTCAGGCTTAACATTCAGTTTACCCAATACAGCTTCCAAATGGGCTGAATCTGGTTTAACCGCCGAGCCAAAATCACGAGTAATTACTACATTAAAGAAAGATTCAAGTCGAAAACACTTGATAATATAGCTTACTGATTTTTCGCCGTTTAGAGTGAAAAGCGCCATCTTTAACCCTTTTTTCTTAAGAACTTTGAGCGTTTCCAAGACGCCAGGTATCAGACGGGTCGACCGAGCAGCCTCTAACTCGTGACCGCCAACCAACGAAAGCACGGCTTTTTTACTCTTTATCATCTCTTGTTCGCCCTTGCCGTTGTTTTTCATATAGATTTCCATTTTCTTCAGCATTTCAAACACGCTTTCATTCATGGAAAAGATGGATTGAGGGAAGCTTTGATTAGTGAGAAACTGTATGACCTCTGCTCTTACGGCTTTATAATTGAGGTTGAAATCTATGATGGTTCCGTCGAGATCGAATATCACTGCCTTGATCGTCAATTAGATTCCATCCGTCGGTAGTTTAAGAGAGGCTTTATTGCTTAAGAGCCGAGAGATATAATTTGTGGTTTCAAAATGAGCTTAGAAGATTACGTGGGCAATCCACTCTGGCCAGTTCTCGTAGAAACAGTTCACGCCATGATCATGTATTCCCATCACAAGGCTTACACTAGAGACGTGGTTCTCCATGAACAGCCAGACATAACGTCCCAAAATCTAGCGACAAAACTCAGCATACCGTTAGGTGAAGCACTTGTTATTCTCCACGAACTTCAAAAACAGAAACCTGAAAGCAAATAAACAAAGATCGTTCCTTAGAAATGATCAAACTATATAGACGGATGATGCTTTGAAGGTGAGAAATACTTTAGAATTAAGGTTAAGTCGCATTTCACTGAACGATAGCTTGGTAATTTGAGCTACGAATGGCTTTCCCACATCAACATTCAATTTCACGGTTGAACCCAAGTCTGAGATACCGACTATTCTTCCTTCAAAAATATTTCTTGCACTCGAGTTAACAGCCTTTCTAGACACAATTATGTCCTCCGGTCTTACCAAAACTGTTACTTTTCCAGATTTTTTCAAGGCAGCCTCTATCTGCACTGCATCACCGACCTCTATTAGCGAAGTACCATCCTCACGTATTCTTGCGATACCTGAAAAGACATTTTCAAGCATGGCAAAACTTGCCAAATTCTTTGACGCGCTCCCAAATATTTCCGAGGCTGTTCCAATTTCCGCTATTTTGCCTCTAAGAAGCAGGGCAACTCTTTCCGTGATACTTTCCGCTTGAAACATGTTGTGGGTTGTCGTTACTATGGTAGTATTGTATTCACGATTGACCCTTGCGATGGCTTCTTCAATAATTGACGCATTTTTCGGGTCCAGATTTGCTGTTGGTTCATCTAAGAGTAGGAGCTCAGTATTCAGGGTCAAAGCTCTAGCAAGTGAAACTCTTTGCTGTTCTCCTCCAGATAATTTCTTTGTTTGTCGCTTTTCATAGCCTTCTAATCTCACAAGTTCTAAAATTTCTCGGATTCTTTCTTCAATTTCTCTCTTGGAACATTTTCTTAACCTGAGTCCGTATGCAATGTTGTTATAAACGGTTGTATCGAAAAGGGCAGTTTTCTGAAAAACCATAGTGCATTTAGTTCTCATATGATTACGGTTATTGTCGTTAATCCCAGCACCGTCAAAGTAGATTTCTCCTTCTGTTGGTTTGTCTAAGAAGGCCATCATCCTCAGTAAAGTGGTTTTTCCAGATCCATTTGGGCCTATTATAGTTAATATCTCACTTCGCTTAACTTCAAGGTTAACATTATCAAGGGCTGTTACATCTTCATAGCGTTTAGTCAGACCTTGAAGCTTCACAAAGCAATTCATGGTCCTCGCCTCTGAATCAGGTTAATAGCCAGAGTTACTACGAAAACTATCAGCAACAACATGACTGCCATAGCTATACTGTACTCTATTTCTCCTCTCATGACTTCTAGGGCTATTGTCGTTGTTAGTACCCGCGTTAACCCTCGTATATTTCCACCTACAGCGATAGCAACACCAAGTTCGGCTATGGCTCGATTGAAGCATGAGACAAAAGCCAAGGCAACTCCCGCTGTTGATTCTCTTAAGACAGCAATAGAAGCTTCTGTTTCCGAAGCTCCTAAGGTTCTTGCCAAATCTCTAACATCCGGATCCACAGATTCCACGGCATGGACGACAAGGCTGATCATTATAGGAGTTATTAGAATTGCCTGACCAAACATAATTACCATTGGAGTGTAGAGAAGATCCAGAAAACCTAGAAACCCGGAATGAGAGAAAACAAGGTAGAGAATCAAACCTAGCGCCACAGTGGGTATTCCTAACAGCGCATTAAATATTGCTTTGACAAAGTGTTTTCCAGTGAAATCCTTGAATCCGATGAGCACACCTAGTGGGATTCCCAAAAGAGCGGAAAGCAAAGTTGCAGTGCCCGATACATAAATTGATCTGAAAGTGGTCTCTAGTACTACAGGATTTCCAAAGAGTTCTATAACCCTTCTAATGCCTTCCAGTATTTCCCACATTGATTCGCACCTTGACGCTTTAGGAATATAATTCGGGATGATCGTTTTGATATTCCGGCGGACATTCATAGCCATCGAAAAAAGCGTAATTCTTTATCCACTGCACGGCAGCTGGTTCAGTGTTTTCTTTGAGAAGACCTACGGCGGGGTAAAACAAGCTTTGTCCATAAGTGTTTTTTCCATAATCCTTGATTATCTGTTGTCCTCTTTCGGATATCAAGAATTCTATGAAGCTTATGGCCCCATCAAAGTTAACGTTCGGGTGCATACTCTTGTTTACTGCTATTCCGCTGTACACATTTAGTAGCTCTTCTCCCTGAGTTACCAGTTCCTTTAAAGTAATGATGTTGTCTTTGTAGTACTTTAGATAGGTGCCCATATCCGCAAGGGTATATGCAGAAAATTGTTCCGCAATCTGCAGTGTTGTTCCCATGCCAGCGCCAGCTTCGATATACCACTCCTCTTCCCTTAACTCTGTCCGGTTTAGACCTGCATCATTCCATAGTCCTTTTTCTTTCGTGTGAGTGCCCGAATCGTCCCCTCGGGACACCCATTTGGCCTGTCCATTCCTACCAGCTTCTACGATTTCTAGCAAGGCTGGAGGGGGTAACAATCCATTGATCTCTGCGGGATCCGCTTCGGGTCCCACGATTGCAAAGAAGTTGTATGCAATGATTTTTCTGCAAACGCCGTGTCCGTTCTCTAAAAAAGCACGCTCTTTTGATGGATCGTGTACTAGTATCATGTCGGCGTCTCCTCTCTGTGCATGCTTTATCGCTAGGCCTGTTCCAGCAGATATAAAGTAGAGGTCGATTGGATACTCTGCTTCAAATTGGTCTTCGATAACATCGAGCAGAAGTGTGTCATAGAGGCTAGTTGTAGTCGAAATCACAAGTTTTTCTCTTGTCGAAGTTGCTATGTAATAGGCAGTTCCAGCCACAGAGGTGATTACGACTAAGACAAGTGCGGTTATCCAAATCCAGATTTTTCTTTCCGTTTTCGATGCCACCGTTATGTTCGGTTGTACATGTCGGTCGTTATAACTTTATAAGCATAACGGCAGGTTTTTCATCTTAAGGTCAAACTCCATCTCACGTGTAAAAGCGCATCTATCTGATGATGAAACACTTCCAACATGCATCGACGCAAAGATTTAGAGGCTGATGTACGAAAGCGAGAAAGTTTATGCATGCAAGACTGCGCATTGACATCACTCCCGAGGGCTTCATTCGAGTCCTCGAACTCCTTCCAAAGCCTTCAAAAATGGCACCGTGAAAATCAATGACATAGTGAAGCCGCCGAGTATACGGGTGGTTACGCGCTAAGGGTTCCGAAAATCGTTCGGTTTCGACCAGACAAAAAGATCGAAGAAATCAACAGCATTGAAAAATTGCATAAATCATATGAAATGCGGTGTGAGCGGCATCCATTTCAAAGCTTGTGATCTATTTCATCATTTTCATTTTAGGCTGGATGGAGAAGAAGGAAGGAATCCAACCAGATGAATCCTACTCCCACATCTGTTGCAATGTATTATCAGTTCT from the Candidatus Bathyarchaeota archaeon genome contains:
- a CDS encoding TatD family deoxyribonuclease; translated protein: MLVDTHAHLQWASFGKDREKAISRARKAGVEHIVNIGFDLNGSRKAIELAEKYNGFYATVGIHPHNASQLNQNVLDELRKLSENPKVVAIGEIGLDYYRNLSPRETQKKAFEAQLFLAEELKLPVVIHNREAHVDTLKMLSKFEGKIEGIMHCFSGNREMAERCVKSNFCISFAGPVTFPNSHELRRIAKWTDLNEILLETDSPWLAPQDKRGKRNEPAFLPFIAKKIAELKGISVDELAEATTENAKEVFQLP
- a CDS encoding thiolase domain-containing protein (Catalyzes the synthesis of acetoacetyl coenzyme A from two molecules of acetyl coenzyme A. It can also act as a thiolase, catalyzing the reverse reaction and generating two-carbon units from the four-carbon product of fatty acid oxidation), whose translation is MARDERVAICDGGIFRPDLWHGENAEEGVATAYQDLLKNIPNLTADDIDALCMSYFSDHLNGQLCMGWIIQDYLGLHNKPGYRVESGGSTSIDAIVNAYYMIKSGMFDVILIPGWEWMCEVSVAATNEMIASAADTDWDFPVGGYYNAFYAALEVRHMQLYGETCEDLGKIAVKNHNNSTHWPYSQWVSQHGTAPITLDDYWKNRLVCWPYRVLNCALMSEGACVLLMATESKARRFTDTPMWITGVGLGTDSMRPGDRTADFAYEGMKDEAKIYPDFVEPIKTPYPDMANFASLHIAAKRAYPQAGITNPLKELDLMELFAPYDGVELCLWEDLMLCPRGEGKTLIREGIVEYGGECPSNLSGGLTASGHPVGATSLYYTLFLYWQLAGKIKEKCGPNGLQVPDARKALITGHGGTGCQGAVVTFEGD
- a CDS encoding Zn-ribbon domain-containing OB-fold protein, which produces MTEVGIEERKLKVRKIKRTRREAKYKHYPIVEDHSTAAHEYWEPIVNTGLWAIKGYQILKGPCGGGTVEEALKREPKEFMVIDRAAFALYSHSYGLVSPFFRGLLEGKLKGTKCPKCGTLYCPPRVHCWNPKCRVADCEWVDLPLTGVIHTFTVQCLAAAPFEHQLPFSMGWVKIDGADTTLAMMFHIAPRELFIGQKVKIKFVPKEQRKGDLTDCYAVAVLGQKVPEWACLQKDPKKLESLETSMKQTIQFIKKRYGIDNSPEVRGW
- a CDS encoding thiolase domain-containing protein, coding for MGKPLATIVSAGLSKFGRREGLYGRELFAEAAKEAYDRCPNLIPKKDIKALFVGHMGESYEHQGHTGPTLADWAGLLPVQATRIENACASSGVALALGVSAVFSGMYDIVMVGGVEKMTHRTTSDVTEFLAMASDFPFEQWHGITFPGLYALMATAHMHRYGTTEEQMAMVAVKNHHNGALNPKAHMQKEVTLEKAMSSRVIAWPLKLYDCSLITDGASCLILTKPELAKKFTDTPVHIIGSGQASDAIGLYEREDITTLKAGKLAGQEAYNKAKVKPQDVDIAEVHDCFTIAEIIAYEDLGFCKPGKGGSLVEEGATEIGGKIPVNTSGGLKSKGHPVGATGVGQAYEIYLQLTGQAEKRQVEGAEIGLSHNVGGSGATATLHIYRRG
- a CDS encoding Zn-ribbon domain-containing OB-fold protein; translation: MKMAETFPFTIEQFYKFVSERKLMAAKCKKCGTMLLPPRPMCTKCFSSDLEWVELRNKGKLLTYTVIHVSSKQFESLIPYAVGIVELEDGPKLPGMIQDVEPEKISVGMSLEVDFDTTIPSEWPTWPRYFFKPS
- a CDS encoding HAD family hydrolase — encoded protein: MTIKAVIFDLDGTIIDFNLNYKAVRAEVIQFLTNQSFPQSIFSMNESVFEMLKKMEIYMKNNGKGEQEMIKSKKAVLSLVGGHELEAARSTRLIPGVLETLKVLKKKGLKMALFTLNGEKSVSYIIKCFRLESFFNVVITRDFGSAVKPDSAHLEAVLGKLNVKPEEGIVVGDSVWDMMCAHELNVIAIGVVTGISSLQELTRAGATYIASSFTELPTLIQQLNKS
- a CDS encoding ABC transporter ATP-binding protein; this encodes MNCFVKLQGLTKRYEDVTALDNVNLEVKRSEILTIIGPNGSGKTTLLRMMAFLDKPTEGEIYFDGAGINDNNRNHMRTKCTMVFQKTALFDTTVYNNIAYGLRLRKCSKREIEERIREILELVRLEGYEKRQTKKLSGGEQQRVSLARALTLNTELLLLDEPTANLDPKNASIIEEAIARVNREYNTTIVTTTHNMFQAESITERVALLLRGKIAEIGTASEIFGSASKNLASFAMLENVFSGIARIREDGTSLIEVGDAVQIEAALKKSGKVTVLVRPEDIIVSRKAVNSSARNIFEGRIVGISDLGSTVKLNVDVGKPFVAQITKLSFSEMRLNLNSKVFLTFKASSVYIV
- a CDS encoding ABC transporter permease subunit yields the protein MWEILEGIRRVIELFGNPVVLETTFRSIYVSGTATLLSALLGIPLGVLIGFKDFTGKHFVKAIFNALLGIPTVALGLILYLVFSHSGFLGFLDLLYTPMVIMFGQAILITPIMISLVVHAVESVDPDVRDLARTLGASETEASIAVLRESTAGVALAFVSCFNRAIAELGVAIAVGGNIRGLTRVLTTTIALEVMRGEIEYSIAMAVMLLLIVFVVTLAINLIQRRGP
- a CDS encoding tungsten ABC transporter permease; the protein is MTVASKTERKIWIWITALVLVVITSVAGTAYYIATSTREKLVISTTTSLYDTLLLDVIEDQFEAEYPIDLYFISAGTGLAIKHAQRGDADMILVHDPSKERAFLENGHGVCRKIIAYNFFAIVGPEADPAEINGLLPPPALLEIVEAGRNGQAKWVSRGDDSGTHTKEKGLWNDAGLNRTELREEEWYIEAGAGMGTTLQIAEQFSAYTLADMGTYLKYYKDNIITLKELVTQGEELLNVYSGIAVNKSMHPNVNFDGAISFIEFLISERGQQIIKDYGKNTYGQSLFYPAVGLLKENTEPAAVQWIKNYAFFDGYECPPEYQNDHPELYS